In Nonomuraea sp. NBC_00507, the following are encoded in one genomic region:
- a CDS encoding GNAT family N-acetyltransferase: MLIAEISPAGEPLGGELLALQKAAYAVEAAIIKDDRIPPLHESLADLRAQPLRWLGAVDEDGRLAGAVAWEETDDEVDVNRLIVHPSALRRGIGRALVKEVLVRAGVRRVVVSTGRDNAPARRLYEGLGFVLAGEVEVIPGLWIANYALVPT; this comes from the coding sequence GTGCTCATTGCCGAAATCTCGCCCGCCGGCGAGCCACTCGGAGGCGAGTTGCTCGCCCTGCAGAAGGCCGCATACGCCGTCGAGGCCGCAATCATCAAGGATGATCGCATCCCACCGCTGCACGAGAGCCTGGCCGACCTGCGGGCGCAGCCGTTGCGGTGGCTCGGAGCCGTGGACGAGGACGGGCGGCTGGCCGGGGCCGTGGCGTGGGAGGAGACCGATGACGAGGTGGACGTCAACCGGTTGATCGTGCATCCCAGCGCGCTGCGGCGCGGCATCGGGCGGGCATTGGTCAAGGAGGTCCTGGTACGGGCAGGGGTGCGGCGGGTCGTGGTGTCCACCGGGCGGGACAACGCGCCCGCGCGAAGGTTGTACGAGGGGCTCGGGTTCGTACTGGCCGGAGAGGTCGAGGTGATCCCCGGCCTATGGATCGCCAACTACGCCCTCGTCCCGACCTGA
- a CDS encoding DNA polymerase ligase N-terminal domain-containing protein, with translation MADKLERYRSKRDPTRTPEPIPAEAPPTGDDNAFVIQEHHARSLHWDLRLERDGVLVSWAVPKGLPADPKTNHLAVQTEDHPMEYLTFHGEIPKGEYGGGTMTVWDTGTYETEKWSDREVKVVLHGKRASGRFVLFQTRGKNWMIHRMDGPIRDPFPPLEPMLPTERAKPPKNASAYAFEFAWGGRRLLVPIEGGRTDAAREHPWLRGLAESFGSHTAVLDGELATLGGAEILVFYDLLYDDGRSLVAEPYEARRAALEALGLSSAHWQTAPSWPGEAGPVRQAAREQGLPGVVAKRLDSPYEPGPSKSWLFIPS, from the coding sequence GTGGCGGACAAACTTGAGCGATACCGGAGCAAGCGCGACCCCACCCGCACCCCTGAGCCCATCCCCGCCGAGGCCCCGCCCACCGGGGACGACAACGCGTTCGTCATCCAGGAGCACCACGCCCGGTCGCTGCACTGGGATCTGCGGCTGGAACGCGACGGCGTCCTCGTCTCCTGGGCCGTCCCGAAAGGGCTGCCCGCCGACCCGAAGACCAACCATCTCGCCGTGCAGACCGAGGACCACCCGATGGAATACCTCACCTTCCACGGCGAGATCCCCAAAGGCGAGTACGGCGGCGGCACCATGACCGTCTGGGACACCGGCACCTACGAGACTGAGAAGTGGTCGGACCGCGAGGTCAAGGTCGTCCTGCACGGCAAGCGGGCCTCCGGCCGGTTCGTGCTGTTCCAGACGCGGGGCAAGAACTGGATGATCCACCGCATGGACGGCCCCATCCGCGACCCCTTCCCGCCGCTGGAGCCCATGCTCCCGACCGAGCGGGCGAAACCGCCAAAGAACGCCTCCGCCTACGCGTTCGAGTTCGCGTGGGGCGGGCGCCGCCTCCTGGTCCCCATCGAAGGCGGCCGCACGGACGCGGCCCGCGAGCATCCGTGGCTGCGAGGGCTGGCGGAGTCGTTCGGCAGCCACACGGCGGTGCTGGACGGCGAGCTCGCCACGCTCGGCGGCGCGGAGATCCTGGTCTTCTACGACCTCCTGTACGACGACGGGCGTTCCTTGGTCGCGGAGCCGTATGAGGCCCGGAGAGCGGCCCTGGAGGCCCTCGGGTTGTCGAGCGCCCACTGGCAGACCGCGCCGTCCTGGCCCGGGGAGGCGGGGCCGGTGCGGCAGGCGGCTCGCGAGCAGGGGTTGCCGGGGGTGGTGGCGAAACGCCTGGACTCACCGTACGAGCCGGGCCCGTCCAAGTCCTGGCTGTTCATCCCTTCATAG
- a CDS encoding FadR/GntR family transcriptional regulator, protein MAVTDAAIDKIKQMIVSGELAPGDRLPKEADLAERLGLSRNSLREAVRALSLINVLDVRQGDGTYVTSLEPRLLLDTMSFVLDLHRDDTVLQFFEVRRILEPAATAMATKLMSEEEIDELRVILEALPAEPTIEELVANDLRFHQRIALGSGNSVLCSFIESLSGPTTRARIWRGLTQEGAMDKTREQHTAIYEAIAARQADVARSWATVHVAGVESWLRKALELD, encoded by the coding sequence GTGGCGGTCACCGACGCAGCCATCGACAAGATCAAGCAGATGATCGTCTCCGGGGAGCTGGCCCCGGGCGACCGGCTGCCGAAGGAGGCCGACCTGGCCGAGCGGCTCGGCCTTTCGCGTAATTCGCTGCGCGAGGCCGTGCGCGCGCTGTCCCTGATCAACGTGCTGGACGTGCGCCAGGGCGACGGCACCTACGTCACCAGCCTGGAGCCGCGGCTGCTCCTCGACACCATGTCGTTCGTGCTCGACCTGCACCGCGACGACACGGTGCTGCAGTTCTTCGAGGTCCGCCGCATCCTGGAGCCGGCCGCGACGGCGATGGCGACCAAGCTGATGAGCGAGGAGGAGATCGACGAGCTGCGGGTGATCCTGGAGGCGCTGCCCGCCGAGCCCACGATCGAGGAGCTCGTGGCCAACGACCTGCGTTTCCACCAGCGGATCGCGCTGGGATCCGGTAACAGCGTGCTTTGCTCGTTCATCGAGAGCCTGTCAGGTCCGACCACTCGGGCCAGGATCTGGCGGGGGCTCACCCAGGAGGGCGCGATGGACAAGACGCGTGAGCAGCACACCGCGATCTACGAGGCCATCGCGGCCCGCCAGGCCGACGTCGCCCGCTCCTGGGCGACCGTGCACGTGGCAGGCGTGGAGTCGTGGCTGCGCAAGGCGCTGGAGCTGGATTGA
- a CDS encoding MBL fold metallo-hydrolase, producing the protein MKSRRRPYAQQRPQDLGGGVWSVPVPIPGNPLGYTLVYAIESPKGPVLIDAGWNHPEAWEALSGGLAALGIDVRAVSGVVVTHFHPDHAGLAGQVREVSGAWIALHESDAALVRLMHELAASEHASFQSDMLRRAGADPGEIQEAVSRPTPPALPDRELRDGDLVDLPGRKLRAVHTPGHTPGHICLHLEDADRLFTGDHVLPDITPHVGIYPYDRDDVDPLGDFLESLDRVGELGPLDALPAHEWIFQDVAARAAEIRHHHEEKLARLRALLVQRPEPLTIWEVAAMMTWNRPWGELSPMLRGMAAGEAAAHLRTLEARGGVRRIPRSSGVDGVDPVRFQALDS; encoded by the coding sequence ATGAAGAGCAGACGCAGGCCGTACGCGCAGCAGCGCCCGCAGGACCTCGGCGGCGGGGTGTGGAGCGTGCCGGTGCCGATCCCCGGCAACCCACTCGGTTACACGCTTGTCTACGCCATCGAGTCGCCCAAGGGACCGGTGCTGATCGACGCCGGGTGGAACCATCCGGAGGCGTGGGAGGCGCTCAGCGGCGGCCTGGCGGCGCTCGGGATCGACGTGCGCGCGGTGAGCGGGGTGGTCGTCACCCATTTCCATCCCGACCACGCCGGGCTCGCCGGACAGGTCAGGGAGGTGTCCGGCGCCTGGATCGCCCTGCACGAGAGCGACGCGGCACTGGTCAGGCTCATGCACGAGCTGGCCGCGAGCGAGCACGCGAGCTTCCAGTCCGACATGCTCAGGCGGGCGGGCGCCGACCCGGGCGAGATCCAGGAGGCGGTGAGCCGGCCGACGCCCCCTGCCCTGCCCGACCGCGAGCTCCGTGACGGTGACCTGGTCGACCTGCCGGGGCGCAAGCTACGGGCCGTGCACACCCCTGGCCACACCCCCGGGCACATCTGCCTGCACCTGGAGGACGCCGACCGGCTGTTCACCGGTGACCACGTCCTCCCCGACATCACCCCCCACGTCGGCATTTATCCCTATGACCGTGATGATGTCGATCCTTTGGGTGATTTCCTGGAGTCCTTGGACCGGGTCGGCGAGCTGGGCCCGCTCGACGCATTGCCCGCCCATGAGTGGATATTTCAGGATGTGGCCGCACGCGCGGCCGAGATCCGCCACCATCACGAGGAGAAGCTCGCACGGCTGCGCGCCCTCCTGGTCCAGCGGCCGGAGCCGCTGACCATTTGGGAGGTCGCCGCGATGATGACGTGGAACAGACCGTGGGGCGAGTTGTCCCCCATGCTGCGAGGCATGGCGGCCGGCGAGGCCGCGGCCCACCTGCGCACCCTGGAGGCCAGGGGCGGAGTACGGCGGATCCCGCGGAGCTCGGGGGTCGATGGGGTCGATCCAGTCCGTTTCCAGGCTCTAGACTCATAG
- a CDS encoding steroid 3-ketoacyl-CoA thiolase produces MGTPVIVEAVRTPIGKRAGWLAELKPQQILATALNGLIQRSGIEPAAVDQVFAGCVTQAGEQGGHVGRHAWLYAGLPYQAGVTTVDAQCGSSQQAVHLAAAMISAGVIEAGVGCGVEVMSRAPLGSNVRPAKPKPDDWSIDLPDQFTAAERIARRRGLTRERLDWFGARSQHLAAKAWADGRFEREIVPVGDVRRDQGLRETTVDGLAKLKPVMEGALHTAGTSSQISDGAAAVLVTSEQAARRHGLRPRARILAQALVGAEPHYHLDGPVDATAKVLAAAGMTIGDIDRFEVNEAFASVVLSWASVHEPDLDRVNVNGGAIALGHPVGATGARLITTALHELERSDSTTALVTMCAGGALATATILERIS; encoded by the coding sequence ATGGGCACACCTGTGATCGTCGAGGCCGTTCGCACCCCCATCGGCAAGCGGGCGGGCTGGCTGGCCGAACTCAAGCCGCAGCAGATCCTGGCCACCGCGCTCAACGGGCTCATCCAGCGGTCGGGGATCGAGCCGGCGGCCGTCGACCAGGTGTTCGCCGGGTGCGTGACCCAGGCGGGCGAGCAGGGCGGGCACGTCGGGCGGCACGCGTGGCTCTACGCCGGGCTGCCCTACCAGGCGGGGGTCACCACCGTGGACGCGCAGTGCGGGTCCTCGCAGCAGGCCGTGCACCTGGCGGCGGCGATGATCAGCGCGGGCGTGATCGAGGCCGGAGTCGGATGCGGCGTAGAGGTGATGAGCCGGGCCCCGCTCGGCAGCAACGTGCGGCCCGCCAAGCCCAAGCCCGACGACTGGAGCATCGACCTGCCCGACCAGTTCACCGCGGCCGAGCGGATCGCGAGGCGGCGCGGGCTGACGCGCGAGCGGCTCGACTGGTTCGGGGCGCGCTCGCAACATCTGGCGGCCAAGGCGTGGGCCGACGGGCGGTTCGAGCGGGAGATCGTGCCGGTCGGGGACGTACGCAGGGACCAGGGGTTGCGCGAGACCACCGTGGACGGGCTGGCCAAGCTCAAGCCGGTGATGGAGGGCGCGCTGCACACCGCCGGCACATCCTCGCAGATCTCCGACGGCGCCGCCGCCGTGCTGGTGACCAGCGAGCAGGCGGCGCGGCGGCACGGGCTGAGGCCCCGGGCCAGGATCCTGGCGCAGGCGCTGGTCGGGGCCGAGCCGCACTACCACCTGGACGGGCCGGTCGACGCGACCGCCAAGGTGCTGGCGGCGGCCGGCATGACGATCGGCGACATCGACAGGTTCGAGGTGAACGAGGCGTTCGCGTCCGTGGTGTTGTCGTGGGCGAGCGTGCATGAGCCCGACCTCGACCGGGTCAACGTGAACGGCGGCGCGATCGCGCTCGGCCATCCCGTCGGCGCCACGGGCGCCCGGCTGATCACCACGGCCCTGCACGAGCTTGAGCGCTCGGACTCCACCACCGCGCTGGTCACGATGTGCGCGGGCGGGGCGCTGGCCACAGCCACGATCCTGGAACGGATCAGCTGA
- a CDS encoding sigma-70 family RNA polymerase sigma factor, producing MSDKPTNEEFLRLADPMRRELLAHCYRMMGSVHDAEDLVQETYLRAWRGYDGFEGRSSLRTWLYRIATTACLTALDSRNRRPLPTGLGAPSTEPTAPLVQDNEVPWLEPVPDALAGAGADDPASIVTSRESIRLALIAALQHLPPRQRAVLILRDVLKWKAAEVAEAVGVSTAAVNSILQRARAQLNEVSPSLDDPVEPLSEEQQAKLDRYVAAFQDYDIDSLVDLFTKDAIWEMPPFIGWYQGPETIVELTKNQCPAKRSGDLKLVPIAANGQPAFAMYLRENGVHRQFAIMVLTFSGESISHVGMFHEERLFETFGLPSTLESETSTPK from the coding sequence ATGAGCGACAAGCCAACCAACGAGGAGTTCCTCCGGCTGGCCGATCCGATGCGGCGCGAGTTGCTGGCGCACTGCTACCGCATGATGGGGTCGGTGCACGACGCCGAGGATCTCGTCCAGGAGACCTACCTCCGCGCGTGGCGGGGCTACGACGGCTTCGAGGGGCGTTCCTCGCTGCGTACGTGGCTCTACCGCATCGCCACCACCGCGTGCCTGACCGCGCTGGACAGCCGTAACAGGCGACCGCTGCCGACCGGCCTGGGCGCGCCCAGCACCGAGCCGACGGCGCCCCTGGTGCAGGACAACGAGGTGCCGTGGCTGGAGCCGGTGCCCGACGCGCTGGCCGGCGCGGGCGCCGACGACCCCGCCTCGATCGTGACCTCGCGTGAGAGCATCAGGCTCGCGTTGATCGCCGCGCTGCAGCACCTGCCGCCCCGGCAGCGCGCGGTCCTGATCCTGCGCGACGTGCTCAAGTGGAAGGCCGCCGAGGTGGCCGAGGCCGTCGGCGTGTCCACGGCGGCCGTCAACAGCATCCTGCAACGGGCCCGGGCCCAGCTCAACGAGGTGTCGCCGAGCCTGGACGACCCGGTGGAGCCGCTGAGCGAGGAGCAGCAGGCCAAGCTGGATCGTTACGTCGCCGCGTTCCAGGACTACGACATCGACAGCCTGGTGGACCTGTTCACCAAGGACGCGATCTGGGAGATGCCGCCGTTCATCGGGTGGTACCAGGGTCCGGAGACGATCGTCGAGCTCACGAAGAACCAGTGCCCGGCCAAGCGCTCCGGCGACCTCAAGCTGGTCCCGATCGCCGCCAACGGCCAGCCGGCCTTCGCCATGTATCTGCGCGAGAACGGCGTCCACCGCCAGTTCGCCATCATGGTGCTGACGTTCTCCGGGGAGAGCATCAGCCATGTGGGCATGTTCCACGAGGAGAGGCTCTTCGAGACCTTCGGGCTTCCTTCGACTTTGGAGAGCGAGACTTCCACGCCAAAGTAG
- a CDS encoding NADP-dependent oxidoreductase, with protein MKAISQDALGGPEVLKMVEVDRPEPGPTEVLVRVEAAGLNPTDWKTRESGGLLSTPPPFILGYDVSGVVEASGIGQALYKPGDEVFGMLQYPDGHGAFAEYVTAPSRHFVRKPATLDHVQAAALPLAALTAYQGLVDVAGLKGGQRVLIHAAAGGVGHLAVQIAKARGAYVIGTASAAKHDFVRGLGADELIDYRTEDFSEIVRDVDVVLDTICGDYGPRSLRTMRRGGTIVSLALSLFDRGVHDVAKDLGLRSETMLVEPDQAGMRAIAALVEAGRLRVEVAAALPLADAAKAHELGETNRTTGKIVLTVPH; from the coding sequence ATGAAGGCGATCAGTCAGGACGCCCTGGGCGGCCCGGAAGTGCTGAAGATGGTCGAGGTGGACCGGCCGGAGCCGGGCCCTACCGAGGTCCTGGTACGAGTGGAGGCGGCCGGGCTCAACCCGACCGACTGGAAGACCCGCGAGAGCGGCGGGCTGCTGAGCACACCGCCGCCGTTCATCCTCGGCTACGACGTCTCGGGCGTGGTGGAGGCGTCGGGGATCGGGCAGGCGCTCTACAAGCCCGGCGACGAGGTGTTCGGCATGCTGCAATACCCGGACGGGCACGGGGCCTTCGCCGAGTACGTGACCGCGCCGTCCCGGCACTTCGTCCGCAAGCCGGCCACCCTCGACCACGTGCAGGCGGCCGCGCTCCCGCTGGCCGCGCTGACCGCGTACCAGGGACTCGTGGACGTGGCGGGGCTGAAAGGCGGCCAGCGGGTGCTCATTCACGCCGCGGCCGGCGGTGTGGGGCATCTGGCGGTGCAGATCGCCAAGGCCCGCGGGGCGTACGTGATCGGCACGGCCAGCGCCGCCAAGCACGACTTCGTGCGCGGCCTCGGCGCCGACGAGCTCATTGACTACCGGACCGAGGACTTCTCGGAGATCGTGCGGGACGTGGACGTGGTGCTCGACACGATCTGCGGCGACTACGGGCCGCGCTCGCTGCGCACCATGCGCAGGGGCGGCACGATCGTCTCGCTCGCGCTCTCGTTGTTCGACCGGGGTGTGCACGACGTGGCGAAGGATCTCGGCCTGCGGTCGGAGACCATGCTGGTGGAGCCGGATCAGGCCGGGATGCGGGCGATCGCGGCGCTGGTCGAGGCCGGTCGGCTGCGGGTGGAGGTGGCGGCCGCGCTGCCGCTGGCGGATGCCGCCAAGGCGCACGAGCTCGGCGAGACCAACCGCACCACCGGCAAGATCGTCCTCACGGTCCCCCACTGA
- a CDS encoding GlxA family transcriptional regulator, translated as MHRVVVLAVDGVIPFELSVPSRIFCVARGASGEPLYEVLTCTIDGKPVATAADYSLAVEHDAGALAGADTVVVPAAEWYAEITDRESLPAGLAEALAGIRPGTRVVSICIGTYVLAAAGLLDGRPATTHWRHAKRFATLFPQVRMDADVLFVDDGDVLTSAGASAGVDLCLHLVRRDHGSEIANQVARLCVVPPWREGGQAQYVEQPVPNPSGAGIAPTRAWAVERLGAPLQLDDLAGHAGMSRRTFTRRFRQEVGMSPGQWLTQQRIALARHLLESSDLPVDRIADRAGFGTAASLRQHLQAALGVSPHAYRRTFRALE; from the coding sequence ATGCATCGTGTGGTCGTCCTTGCCGTTGACGGCGTGATCCCGTTCGAGCTGAGCGTGCCGTCCCGGATCTTCTGCGTGGCGAGGGGAGCCAGTGGCGAACCGCTCTACGAGGTCCTCACGTGCACGATCGACGGCAAGCCCGTCGCCACGGCCGCCGACTACTCCCTCGCCGTCGAGCACGACGCGGGCGCGCTGGCCGGCGCCGACACGGTGGTGGTGCCCGCGGCCGAGTGGTACGCGGAGATCACCGACAGGGAGTCACTGCCGGCCGGGCTGGCCGAGGCGCTGGCCGGGATACGGCCGGGCACGCGGGTGGTGTCCATCTGCATCGGCACGTACGTGCTGGCCGCCGCCGGCCTGCTCGACGGCCGCCCGGCCACCACGCACTGGCGGCACGCCAAGCGGTTCGCCACGCTGTTCCCCCAGGTGCGGATGGATGCGGACGTGCTGTTCGTGGACGACGGCGACGTGCTCACCTCAGCCGGGGCGTCGGCCGGCGTCGACCTCTGCCTGCATCTCGTACGCCGCGATCACGGCAGCGAGATCGCCAACCAGGTCGCCAGGTTGTGCGTGGTCCCGCCATGGCGCGAGGGTGGCCAAGCCCAGTACGTCGAGCAGCCCGTGCCCAACCCGTCCGGCGCCGGCATCGCCCCCACCAGGGCCTGGGCCGTGGAACGCCTGGGCGCCCCGCTCCAGCTCGACGATCTGGCCGGGCACGCGGGCATGAGCCGGCGGACGTTCACCAGGCGCTTCCGGCAGGAGGTCGGGATGAGCCCCGGGCAGTGGCTGACGCAGCAGCGCATCGCGCTGGCCAGGCACCTGCTGGAGAGCAGCGACCTGCCCGTGGACCGCATCGCCGACCGCGCCGGCTTCGGCACCGCGGCCTCGCTCAGGCAACACCTCCAGGCGGCCCTCGGCGTCTCTCCCCATGCCTACCGCCGCACGTTCCGCGCGCTTGAGTAG
- a CDS encoding SigE family RNA polymerase sigma factor yields MQEDPLFEQFVAERVDGLLRYGYVLTGNPHDAADLVQEALVRLRGSWSRVRRKNALDGYVRTTMTRLHINAWRVRRREHITATPPDSTYEDVAYEGSGLWEVLSKLPRRQRAVLVLRYYEQLTDAEIADVLGVSRGTVRSQASRALDKLRGDLPGIVEKMGYVT; encoded by the coding sequence GTGCAGGAAGATCCGCTGTTCGAGCAGTTCGTGGCTGAACGCGTGGACGGATTACTCCGCTACGGCTACGTACTGACCGGCAACCCGCACGACGCGGCCGACCTGGTGCAGGAGGCCCTGGTCCGGCTACGCGGCTCGTGGTCACGGGTGCGCCGGAAGAACGCGCTGGACGGCTACGTCCGGACGACGATGACGCGCCTGCACATCAACGCCTGGCGGGTGCGCAGGCGCGAGCACATCACGGCCACGCCACCCGACAGCACTTATGAGGATGTCGCTTACGAGGGCTCCGGCCTCTGGGAGGTGCTGTCCAAGCTGCCGCGCCGTCAGCGTGCCGTGCTCGTGCTGCGGTACTACGAGCAGTTGACGGACGCGGAGATCGCAGACGTCCTCGGCGTCTCCCGCGGGACCGTACGCAGCCAGGCCTCCCGCGCCCTGGACAAACTTCGCGGCGACCTTCCCGGAATCGTGGAGAAGATGGGGTACGTCACGTGA
- a CDS encoding TetR family transcriptional regulator → MRTSHDTIATPSSSGTEETMESEPQTGGHSVRTRSQHQRRKRIVQAAAALASRGGVEAMQMRTVAERAGVALGTLYRYFPSKMDLVVAVVGEEIDLLESSIERRPPGASTPSSRAVDVLMRATRGLMREPELADALIRSLIMAEVQTPFGDRMTGLLLRVSAEGLTLEQASEEQRDLAGSLASVWVQELLEMLRGRRTYDQIQRRIETAAARLLADI, encoded by the coding sequence ATGCGTACCTCGCATGACACCATCGCCACGCCCTCCTCGAGCGGCACTGAGGAGACCATGGAAAGCGAGCCTCAGACGGGCGGGCACAGCGTCCGCACGCGCAGCCAGCACCAGCGCCGCAAGCGCATCGTCCAGGCCGCGGCCGCCCTGGCCTCGCGCGGCGGGGTCGAGGCCATGCAGATGCGCACGGTGGCCGAACGCGCGGGCGTCGCCCTTGGCACGCTCTATCGATACTTCCCCTCGAAGATGGACCTGGTCGTGGCGGTGGTCGGCGAGGAGATCGACCTCCTGGAGAGCAGCATCGAGCGCCGGCCGCCGGGAGCCTCCACGCCGTCGAGCCGCGCGGTGGACGTGCTGATGCGGGCCACCCGCGGTCTGATGCGCGAGCCCGAGCTGGCCGACGCCCTCATCCGCTCCCTGATCATGGCGGAGGTGCAGACGCCGTTCGGCGACCGCATGACCGGATTGTTGCTGCGGGTCTCGGCCGAGGGGCTGACCCTCGAGCAGGCGAGCGAGGAGCAGCGCGATCTGGCGGGGTCGCTGGCCAGCGTGTGGGTGCAGGAACTGCTGGAGATGCTGCGTGGCCGCCGCACCTATGACCAGATCCAGCGCCGCATCGAAACCGCCGCCGCCCGGCTGCTGGCCGACATCTGA
- a CDS encoding AMP-binding protein gives MTANTLAALLLARAEDDRPGLMYEDAVWSWRAHVAACRAAGAWLSGRGRGLHVGVLSENVPELVFLLGGAALDGHVVVALNPTRSPDELIRDARTTDVELLLWDGPHEEAARLVSGALSGVESVPFAGIGSPAEAATDGSGEPPAPEDLVMLIFTSGTSGRPRAVRITQRKIAVPGTSLGALLTAEDVVYCSMPLFHSGALMAAYAPAVASGAALALRRRFSASGLLPDVRRYGATYLHYVGKALSYVLATPERPDDADNPLKIAFGNEGSAVAIRRFGARFGCHVIDAFGSTETAISLSPDPSGPPGCLGRLPEGVAILDPFTGRPCPPGRVEDGRLLNPDEAVGELVNTTGLGLFEGYYNDPDADAERVRDGAFWSGDLAYMDADGYVFFAGRGTERLRVDGENLAVAPIEAALREFAGVVEAAVYPVPDAAAGDQVMAALVLERDFDPEAFTAFLASRRDLGAKSLPRYVRVSDHLPQTSSHKVVKRLLAREGWRTGDPVWWRTPAGLRPLTDADAKGIEEEFVRHGRHHLLET, from the coding sequence ATGACCGCGAACACCCTCGCGGCCCTGCTTCTCGCACGGGCCGAGGACGATCGACCTGGGCTGATGTACGAGGACGCGGTGTGGTCGTGGCGCGCGCACGTCGCCGCCTGCCGGGCGGCCGGGGCCTGGTTGTCCGGGCGCGGCAGGGGGCTGCACGTGGGCGTGCTGAGTGAGAACGTTCCAGAGCTGGTCTTCCTGCTGGGCGGGGCGGCACTGGACGGCCACGTGGTCGTGGCGCTGAACCCCACACGCTCGCCTGACGAGCTGATCCGCGACGCCCGCACCACCGACGTCGAGCTGCTCCTGTGGGACGGCCCGCATGAGGAGGCGGCCCGGCTGGTGTCCGGGGCGCTGAGCGGCGTGGAGTCCGTGCCCTTCGCCGGCATCGGATCGCCGGCGGAGGCCGCCACGGACGGATCAGGAGAACCGCCGGCGCCTGAGGACCTCGTGATGCTGATCTTCACCTCCGGCACCTCCGGCCGCCCGCGTGCCGTCCGGATCACCCAGCGGAAGATCGCCGTGCCGGGGACCAGTCTCGGGGCGCTGCTCACGGCCGAAGACGTCGTCTACTGCTCGATGCCGCTGTTCCACTCCGGCGCCCTGATGGCCGCCTACGCCCCCGCCGTCGCGTCGGGCGCGGCGCTGGCGCTGCGGCGGCGCTTCTCGGCCTCAGGGCTGCTGCCCGACGTGCGGCGGTACGGGGCCACGTACCTGCACTACGTCGGCAAGGCGCTCTCCTACGTCCTGGCCACCCCCGAGCGCCCGGACGACGCCGACAACCCGCTCAAGATCGCATTCGGGAACGAGGGGAGCGCGGTCGCGATCAGGCGGTTCGGGGCGCGGTTCGGGTGTCACGTGATCGACGCCTTCGGCTCCACGGAGACGGCGATCTCGCTCAGCCCCGACCCCTCGGGCCCGCCCGGCTGCCTCGGCAGGCTGCCCGAAGGCGTCGCGATCCTCGACCCCTTCACCGGGCGGCCCTGCCCGCCAGGCCGCGTCGAGGACGGCCGCCTGCTCAACCCGGACGAGGCGGTCGGCGAGCTGGTCAACACGACGGGGCTGGGCCTGTTCGAGGGCTACTACAACGACCCGGACGCCGACGCCGAGCGGGTCAGGGACGGCGCTTTCTGGTCGGGCGACCTGGCGTACATGGACGCGGACGGGTACGTGTTCTTCGCCGGGCGCGGCACCGAGCGGTTGCGCGTGGACGGCGAGAACCTGGCCGTCGCGCCCATCGAGGCCGCGTTACGGGAGTTCGCCGGGGTGGTCGAGGCGGCCGTGTACCCGGTGCCCGACGCGGCGGCCGGCGACCAGGTCATGGCGGCGCTCGTGCTGGAGAGGGACTTCGACCCGGAGGCGTTCACCGCGTTCCTCGCCTCCCGGCGCGATCTGGGCGCCAAGTCCTTACCGCGCTATGTCCGCGTTTCTGATCACCTGCCCCAGACGTCCTCCCACAAGGTCGTCAAGCGGCTTCTGGCCCGAGAGGGCTGGCGTACCGGCGACCCGGTCTGGTGGCGTACGCCTGCCGGGCTGCGTCCCCTGACCGACGCGGACGCCAAGGGCATCGAGGAGGAGTTCGTACGGCACGGCAGGCACCATCTCTTGGAGACGTAG